A stretch of the Terriglobales bacterium genome encodes the following:
- a CDS encoding DinB family protein: MEITTIQPFLDYFERVRERTMRLVKCIPPEKLDWTYREGKFTLGDLARHIAVTERYLFAESVKGGKNSYPGCGRDLADGFENVLRFMERMHAESMAIFSKITDEDLKKKIFAADGSTITMWKMLRSMIEHEAHHRGEMYVYLGMLGVAVPPLYGMTSEQVREVAQKAAATA; this comes from the coding sequence ATGGAAATCACCACCATTCAGCCCTTTCTCGACTATTTCGAACGCGTGCGCGAGCGCACCATGCGCCTGGTGAAGTGCATCCCGCCGGAAAAGCTCGATTGGACCTACCGCGAGGGCAAGTTCACGCTCGGCGACCTGGCGCGGCACATCGCGGTGACCGAGCGCTACTTGTTCGCGGAGAGCGTGAAGGGCGGTAAGAACAGCTATCCCGGCTGCGGCCGCGACCTGGCCGACGGCTTCGAGAACGTGCTCCGCTTCATGGAACGCATGCACGCCGAATCCATGGCTATCTTCTCGAAGATCACCGACGAGGACTTGAAGAAGAAGATCTTTGCCGCCGACGGCTCCACCATCACCATGTGGAAGATGCTTCGCTCGATGATCGAGCATGAGGCGCACCACCGCGGCGAGATGTACGTCTATCTCGGCATGCTGGGGGTGGCGGTGCCGCCGCTCTACGGCATGACCTCGGAGCAGGTGCGCGAGGTCGCGCAGAAGGCCGCCGCTACAGCGTGA
- a CDS encoding CDGSH iron-sulfur domain-containing protein, whose translation MAIKITAKKNGPFRVEGAEGEAMLLDYEGNQYDLTGKPVFALCRCGHSSNKPFCDGTHGKVGFQAEETAPKKPA comes from the coding sequence ATGGCGATCAAGATCACTGCCAAGAAGAATGGTCCCTTCCGCGTCGAGGGGGCCGAAGGCGAAGCGATGTTGCTCGACTACGAAGGTAACCAGTACGACCTAACGGGCAAGCCGGTGTTCGCCCTTTGCCGTTGCGGTCACTCCAGCAACAAGCCGTTCTGCGATGGGACCCATGGCAAAGTAGGCTTCCAGGCCGAGGAAACGGCGCCCAAGAAGCCGGCCTAG
- a CDS encoding VWA domain-containing protein: MKFVKYSKYVGDPASEMSMEDLLNALSDYLLNSGFQNPYAQFYEMNEQSLEELKQAIEQALLNGELFDEEVRDRLQQMQMDGTLDELIEQLIERMEQEDYISIDQPHDPAKQSSVGGQVGRNESQARFEVTDKSLDFLGFKTLRDLLGSLGKSSFGRHDTRDLATGIEASGSAKQYEFGDTLNLDITATLSSAIQREGLALPLNIEYADLQVHQCEYQSSCATVLMLDCSHSMILYGEDRFTPAKKVAMALSHLIRTQYPGDSLSLILFHDSAEEVPLAQLARVKVGPYYTNTREGLRLAQRILQRQRKDMKQIVMITDGKPSALTLEDGRIYKNAFGLDPLVVSQTLEEVAKCKRAGVLINTFMLASDHGLVQFVQKVTEMCRGKAYFTTPYTLGQYLLMDYMSRKTKTIH; the protein is encoded by the coding sequence GTGAAGTTCGTCAAATACAGCAAATACGTCGGCGACCCCGCCTCCGAGATGAGCATGGAGGACCTGCTCAACGCCCTCTCCGACTACCTGCTGAACAGCGGTTTCCAGAACCCTTACGCGCAGTTCTACGAGATGAACGAGCAGTCGCTCGAAGAGCTGAAGCAGGCCATCGAGCAGGCGCTGCTGAACGGCGAACTCTTCGATGAGGAGGTGCGCGACCGCCTGCAGCAGATGCAGATGGACGGCACTCTCGACGAGCTCATCGAGCAGCTCATCGAGCGGATGGAGCAGGAAGACTACATCTCCATCGACCAGCCGCACGATCCGGCCAAGCAGTCGAGCGTCGGCGGGCAGGTGGGCCGCAACGAGTCGCAGGCGCGCTTCGAGGTCACCGACAAGAGCCTCGACTTCCTGGGCTTCAAGACCCTGCGCGACTTGCTCGGGTCCCTTGGCAAGTCGAGCTTCGGGCGCCACGACACCCGCGACCTGGCCACCGGCATCGAGGCCAGCGGCTCCGCCAAGCAGTACGAGTTCGGCGACACCTTGAACCTCGACATCACCGCCACTCTCTCCAGCGCCATCCAGCGCGAAGGCCTGGCCCTGCCGCTGAACATCGAGTACGCCGACCTCCAGGTCCACCAGTGCGAGTACCAATCGTCGTGCGCCACCGTGCTCATGCTCGACTGCTCGCACTCCATGATCCTGTACGGCGAAGACCGCTTCACGCCGGCGAAAAAGGTCGCCATGGCGCTCTCTCACCTGATCCGCACCCAGTACCCGGGCGATTCCCTCTCGCTGATCCTCTTCCACGACTCGGCGGAAGAGGTGCCGCTGGCGCAACTGGCGCGGGTGAAGGTCGGCCCCTACTACACCAACACCCGCGAGGGCCTGCGGCTGGCGCAGCGCATCCTGCAACGCCAGCGCAAGGACATGAAGCAGATCGTCATGATCACCGACGGCAAGCCCTCGGCCCTCACCCTCGAAGACGGCCGCATCTACAAGAACGCTTTCGGCCTGGACCCGCTGGTGGTCAGCCAGACGCTGGAAGAAGTGGCCAAGTGCAAGCGCGCCGGGGTCCTGATCAATACTTTCATGCTGGCCTCCGATCACGGCCTGGTGCAGTTCGTGCAGAAGGTCACCGAGATGTGCCGCGGCAAGGCCTACTTCACCACGCCCTACACCCTCGGCCAGTACCTGCTGATGGATTACATGAGCCGGAAAACCAAGACCATCCACTAA